In Cygnus olor isolate bCygOlo1 chromosome 12, bCygOlo1.pri.v2, whole genome shotgun sequence, one DNA window encodes the following:
- the PDCD5 gene encoding programmed cell death protein 5 — MADEELEALRQQRLAELQAKHGDSSADPSQQEAKQREAEIRNTILAQVLDQAARARLSNLALVKPDKAKAVENYLIQMARYGQLPGKITEQVLIEILEKASQQTEKTTTVKFNRRKVLDSDEEDDY, encoded by the exons ATGGCGGACGAGGAGCTGGAGGCTCTCCGGCAGCAGCGGCTGGCCGAGCTGCAGGCCAAGCACGGG GATTCTTCTGCTGATCCGTCACAACAGGAAGCAAAACAGAG GGaagcagaaataagaaatactaTTTTAGCTCAAGTTCTTGATCAAGCAGCACGTGCGAGAT TGAGCAATCTGGCACTTGTGAAACcagacaaagcaaaagcagtagAGAATTACCTTATACAGATGGCAAGATATGGACAGCTACCTGGAAAG ATAACAGAACAAGTTTTGATAGAAATACTTGAGAAAGCGAGTCAGCAAACAGAGAAGACAACAACAGTAAAG TTCAACAGAAGGAAAGTATTGGATTCTGATGAAGAGGATGATTATTAA